One window from the genome of Deltaproteobacteria bacterium encodes:
- a CDS encoding tetratricopeptide repeat protein, producing MAEAKFCSHCGTKLLTTARFCIECGTALAGGQGAGPARLALGRYAPILVVAVVVLISSAAITIGWLNPKTPPSVPSRKGGAPAAPAPVGQLPEGHPPIALPDDVKKTIAEMAKAAEAQPDNVQLWQQLAEVQYRAGQVDPAYLEASQRSYQQVLERDPNHTDALRNSGNVAFDRDQPQQAIDFYTRYLALKPDDLNVLTDRATMQLAAGETEAAIAEYQKILAGSPSFFQAQFNLGLAFQKTGKVTEAVAALQQARQLAADERTRKQVDQVLARVAGSAAAPAAGSVGAPAGSLRTELEHFFRSHQILAAKLDRLEWTSDTELRVLVHDFPLAAMPEDVRTRFADRIRSQLQEQKTARGLTASVTVQLVDSTSGELLDTIRE from the coding sequence ATGGCCGAGGCCAAGTTCTGTAGCCACTGCGGTACCAAGCTGCTAACCACCGCGCGCTTCTGCATCGAGTGTGGCACGGCGTTAGCCGGCGGCCAGGGAGCCGGCCCAGCGCGCTTGGCACTCGGGCGCTACGCCCCGATCTTGGTTGTCGCCGTGGTAGTGCTGATCAGCAGCGCGGCGATCACGATCGGCTGGCTCAACCCCAAGACCCCGCCGTCGGTGCCCTCACGCAAGGGCGGCGCGCCCGCGGCCCCGGCACCGGTTGGCCAGTTGCCCGAGGGGCATCCCCCGATCGCGCTGCCGGACGACGTCAAGAAGACCATCGCCGAAATGGCCAAGGCCGCCGAAGCCCAGCCGGACAACGTCCAGCTCTGGCAGCAGCTCGCCGAGGTGCAGTACCGCGCCGGACAGGTTGATCCGGCGTACTTGGAAGCCTCGCAGCGCTCGTATCAGCAGGTGCTGGAGCGCGACCCCAACCACACCGACGCCTTGCGCAATTCGGGCAACGTTGCTTTCGACCGCGATCAGCCGCAGCAGGCGATTGATTTCTACACGCGCTACTTGGCGTTGAAGCCCGACGATCTCAACGTGCTGACCGATCGCGCCACCATGCAGCTGGCCGCGGGCGAGACCGAAGCGGCGATCGCCGAGTATCAGAAGATCCTGGCCGGGAGCCCGTCTTTCTTTCAGGCCCAATTCAACCTGGGCCTAGCTTTTCAAAAAACCGGCAAGGTCACCGAAGCCGTGGCGGCGCTGCAGCAGGCGCGCCAGTTGGCGGCCGACGAGCGCACCCGCAAGCAGGTCGATCAGGTGCTCGCGCGTGTTGCCGGCAGCGCGGCGGCGCCCGCCGCCGGCAGCGTTGGTGCGCCAGCGGGCAGCTTGCGCACCGAGCTCGAGCACTTCTTCCGCAGCCATCAGATCCTCGCCGCCAAACTCGACCGGCTCGAATGGACCAGCGACACCGAGCTGCGCGTGTTGGTGCACGACTTCCCGCTGGCGGCGATGCCCGAGGATGTGCGCACGCGCTTTGCCGACCGTATCCGCAGTCAACTCCAAGAACAGAAGACCGCCCGGGGGCTCACTGCCAGCGTTACAGTACAACTGGTTGACAGCACCTCGGGTGAGCTGCTCGATACCATTCGCGAGTAG
- a CDS encoding carboxypeptidase regulatory-like domain-containing protein: protein MKRIAYLTAVAYGLLFPLRLLGLDTGVLAGSVSDSGGAPVEGAMVTATDRSQQRGTTVYADAGGSFRLPALAVGAYDVRVRRIGYRDLQQHYQLGDGAQRLELVVTPESDPHELAWQLPSSRWLPLLLARLSSEEKREEFVRQCTFCHQQGNWATRVPRSAEDWDKIFKLMARMGGIISAELRAELPPAFNAAYDDESYLPALTQPQFVAPAPPRGDAARGVITEWDIGHPASMQHDLAVHPDGAIYSVDTNQDQLYRLDPRTNERKAYAIPRGDSPLGGIFNTTGTLLAPNSNAHVAPHSLQVAPDGSIWVTLCLGNKIGRFDPKTEQWQIIEQQDGLYPHTLRFDRSGRVWYTLAVSNHVGMIDPKTGTRRTIRLPARTWGQALVLRLTPLFLRAARYLPMGDASSAGEGINLPVPYGIDIAPDGGVWFSQLNERRIGRIDPDTGSIKLIDTPFPGPRRLRFDSKGNLWIPAFSAGLLARYALSTGEFKTWRLPIEGVETPYALNVDRRTDNVWICGTSSDSLIRFDPLSEQFTVYPLPTRVTYTREIDFDDAGGVWTSNSNFPTWQIEGPGPKIIRLQPEADTTSNQIEAQVR from the coding sequence ATGAAGCGTATCGCGTACCTGACGGCGGTGGCGTACGGCCTGCTTTTCCCACTGCGCCTGCTTGGCCTCGACACCGGAGTCTTGGCGGGCAGCGTCAGCGACAGCGGTGGTGCCCCGGTCGAGGGCGCCATGGTGACCGCCACCGACCGCAGCCAGCAGCGTGGAACCACGGTCTACGCCGACGCCGGCGGCAGCTTCCGCCTGCCGGCACTGGCAGTCGGGGCCTACGATGTGCGCGTGCGCCGCATCGGCTATCGCGACCTCCAGCAGCACTACCAGCTCGGCGATGGCGCGCAGCGCTTGGAGCTAGTCGTCACTCCGGAAAGCGATCCCCACGAGCTAGCCTGGCAGCTGCCGTCGAGTCGTTGGCTGCCGTTGCTACTGGCGCGTTTGTCGAGCGAGGAGAAGCGCGAGGAGTTCGTCCGCCAATGCACCTTTTGCCACCAACAAGGCAACTGGGCGACGCGTGTACCGCGCAGCGCCGAGGACTGGGATAAGATCTTCAAACTCATGGCCCGCATGGGCGGGATCATTTCCGCCGAGCTGCGGGCCGAGTTGCCGCCGGCGTTCAACGCCGCGTACGACGACGAATCGTATCTGCCGGCGCTGACTCAGCCGCAGTTCGTTGCGCCCGCGCCGCCGCGCGGCGACGCCGCCCGTGGCGTGATCACGGAATGGGACATCGGCCATCCGGCGTCGATGCAGCACGACCTCGCCGTTCATCCCGACGGGGCGATCTACTCCGTCGACACTAACCAGGACCAGCTCTACCGTCTCGACCCCCGAACCAACGAGCGCAAGGCTTACGCCATTCCGCGGGGCGACTCGCCGCTCGGCGGCATATTCAACACCACTGGCACCCTGCTCGCGCCCAACAGCAACGCTCACGTGGCACCGCATAGCTTGCAGGTGGCCCCCGACGGCTCGATCTGGGTCACGCTCTGTCTCGGCAACAAGATCGGCCGCTTCGATCCCAAGACCGAGCAGTGGCAAATCATCGAGCAACAGGACGGGCTCTATCCGCACACCTTGCGTTTCGATCGCAGCGGGCGGGTTTGGTACACGCTCGCGGTCAGCAATCACGTCGGCATGATCGACCCCAAGACCGGCACCCGCCGCACCATCCGGCTGCCCGCCCGCACTTGGGGACAGGCACTCGTGCTGCGCCTCACGCCGCTGTTTCTGCGGGCGGCACGCTACCTGCCGATGGGAGACGCCTCGTCGGCCGGCGAAGGCATCAACCTGCCGGTGCCCTATGGCATCGACATCGCTCCCGACGGCGGGGTGTGGTTCAGCCAACTTAACGAGCGCCGCATCGGCCGCATTGATCCGGATACCGGCTCGATCAAGCTGATCGACACGCCGTTTCCAGGCCCGCGCCGCCTGCGCTTCGACTCGAAAGGCAACCTCTGGATTCCCGCCTTCAGCGCCGGACTGCTGGCGCGCTACGCCCTGAGCACCGGGGAGTTCAAGACCTGGCGGCTACCGATCGAGGGAGTCGAAACCCCTTACGCCCTCAACGTCGACCGCCGCACCGACAACGTGTGGATCTGCGGCACTAGCTCCGACTCGTTGATCCGCTTCGATCCGCTCAGCGAGCAGTTTACCGTGTACCCACTACCGACCCGGGTGACCTACACGCGCGAGATCGACTTCGACGACGCCGGCGGAGTGTGGACCTCGAACTCGAACTTCCCGACCTGGCAGATCGAGGGACCGGGGCCGAAGATCATTCGCCTGCAGCCAGAGGCCGACACGACAAGCAACCAGATTGAGGCGCAAGTGCGCTGA
- a CDS encoding beta-lactamase-like protein 2, with translation MAQAAAPTRVVQDSMIGLQMADIAAWSPRVTVVLGQNPSIFAGPGTNTYLIGTGRRPLLLDTGQGVPAYLPLLEKALNSQSARALQGIVLTHGHIDHIGGVTQVQQRFGPVAVSKMLLPERDPAQALTAIGEGATITTEGATLSALWTPGHARDHLCFYLEEEKALFTGDVVLGAGTTVIGDDGDLGDYLDSLRRLLTLELAVIYPAHGPAIHNPREKIEQYIAHRLLRDQQILAGLRAGVHEVPALVKRMYTDVPEYLHAAAAMSVMAHLRKLEKEGRVRHEHQAWHLSGADAVKPNTQQ, from the coding sequence ATGGCCCAAGCGGCGGCGCCCACTCGGGTGGTGCAGGATTCGATGATCGGCCTGCAAATGGCCGACATTGCCGCGTGGAGCCCGCGCGTGACAGTGGTGCTGGGGCAGAACCCGAGCATCTTTGCCGGGCCGGGAACCAACACCTATCTGATCGGTACCGGCCGGCGGCCGCTGTTGCTCGATACCGGCCAAGGCGTGCCGGCGTACTTGCCGCTGTTAGAAAAGGCTTTGAACAGCCAGAGCGCGCGAGCGTTGCAAGGGATTGTGCTCACCCATGGTCACATCGACCACATCGGCGGCGTGACCCAGGTTCAGCAGCGCTTTGGCCCGGTGGCGGTATCGAAGATGCTTCTGCCCGAGCGTGATCCCGCCCAGGCGCTAACCGCCATCGGCGAAGGCGCGACCATCACCACAGAGGGCGCGACCCTGAGCGCGCTCTGGACGCCGGGTCACGCGCGTGACCACCTCTGCTTCTACCTCGAAGAGGAGAAGGCATTGTTCACCGGCGACGTCGTGCTGGGTGCGGGCACCACCGTGATCGGCGATGACGGAGACCTCGGCGACTACCTCGACTCCTTGCGCCGCTTGCTCACACTTGAATTGGCCGTGATCTACCCCGCCCACGGACCGGCGATCCATAACCCGCGCGAGAAGATCGAACAGTACATCGCGCACCGCCTGCTGCGCGACCAGCAGATTCTCGCCGGGCTGCGCGCCGGGGTCCACGAAGTCCCGGCGCTGGTCAAACGTATGTATACCGACGTCCCCGAATACTTACACGCTGCCGCAGCGATGTCGGTTATGGCCCACCTGCGCAAGCTGGAGAAAGAAGGACGCGTGCGGCACGAGCACCAAGCCTGGCACCTAAGCGGCGCGGACGCCGTCAAGCCGAACACCCAGCAATGA
- a CDS encoding phosphotransferase family protein, giving the protein MDRDRLQAYLTARLPNATDIAVHRLARTGGGASRETWLVDAEWTENGARALRPLIIRRDPTASVLETDRRTEYRVLIAAREMGVPVPRIYWLEEESRWLDRPFMLMERIPGVAPPVIFPITESDETRRTIAQEFATYLARIHHADWRKLELEFLGVPSSGAAAALAQADWWEREYQRSKLEERPVLAAALHWLATHPPRQSEIVLVHADYRAGNFLYDQGHITAILDWELAHLGDPMEDLAWAVLNFWSSANVCQGLLPRDEMIAAYEHAGGMPVNAERLFYYEVLGAVKMAVISLTGVKSFCEGRNCETVLALVGLMVPRLEADLIEKLRI; this is encoded by the coding sequence ATGGATCGTGATCGCCTGCAAGCATATCTGACCGCCCGACTGCCGAATGCCACCGACATCGCCGTCCATCGCCTCGCGCGCACCGGCGGCGGGGCCTCGCGCGAGACTTGGCTGGTGGACGCGGAATGGACCGAAAACGGCGCCCGCGCGTTGCGGCCGCTGATCATTCGGCGCGACCCGACCGCCAGCGTGCTCGAAACCGATCGCCGCACCGAGTACCGCGTGCTGATCGCGGCCCGTGAAATGGGCGTGCCGGTCCCGCGCATCTACTGGTTGGAGGAAGAGTCGCGCTGGCTCGATCGGCCGTTCATGCTGATGGAGCGCATCCCCGGCGTCGCACCGCCGGTGATCTTTCCGATCACGGAGAGCGACGAGACGCGGCGCACCATTGCCCAGGAGTTCGCTACCTATCTCGCCCGCATTCATCACGCCGATTGGCGCAAGCTCGAGCTCGAGTTCCTCGGGGTGCCGAGCTCGGGCGCAGCCGCCGCCCTGGCACAGGCCGACTGGTGGGAGCGCGAGTATCAGCGCAGCAAGCTCGAAGAGCGCCCGGTGCTGGCGGCGGCGTTGCATTGGCTGGCCACCCATCCGCCGCGCCAGTCGGAGATCGTGCTCGTCCATGCCGACTATCGTGCCGGCAACTTCCTCTACGACCAAGGCCACATCACGGCGATCCTCGACTGGGAGTTGGCGCACCTGGGTGATCCGATGGAGGACCTGGCCTGGGCCGTGCTCAACTTCTGGAGCAGCGCCAACGTCTGTCAGGGCTTGCTGCCGCGTGACGAGATGATCGCCGCCTACGAACATGCCGGCGGCATGCCGGTGAACGCGGAGCGGCTGTTCTACTACGAGGTGCTCGGCGCGGTGAAGATGGCGGTGATCTCGCTCACCGGCGTGAAGTCGTTCTGCGAGGGCCGCAACTGCGAAACCGTCTTGGCCTTGGTCGGTTTGATGGTACCGCGCTTGGAGGCTGACCTGATCGAGAAGCTACGAATCTGA
- a CDS encoding response regulator transcription factor, whose translation MMARILVADCSDPEFSTALARVLALKGFGTVGTECNGTEELWLRVLAERPDLLLVDRKNGAEIIERLRATPRRQQVRVLVVDSDRNIDREVPGADGYIQCPAPPNIYVQAVRDALSA comes from the coding sequence ATGATGGCGCGTATTCTGGTTGCGGATTGTAGCGACCCCGAGTTCAGCACGGCGCTGGCGCGGGTGCTGGCACTCAAGGGGTTTGGCACGGTGGGAACCGAGTGTAACGGCACGGAGGAACTGTGGCTTAGAGTTCTGGCTGAACGGCCCGACCTATTGCTAGTTGATCGGAAAAACGGCGCGGAAATCATTGAAAGACTGCGCGCGACGCCGCGGCGCCAGCAAGTGCGGGTACTGGTCGTCGACAGCGACCGCAACATCGACCGGGAGGTGCCGGGGGCCGACGGCTATATCCAGTGCCCGGCGCCCCCGAACATCTACGTACAGGCTGTCCGCGACGCTTTGTCGGCCTGA
- a CDS encoding beta-lactamase family protein, which produces MADVPEIHGWCDARFAGVRAAMAENFRQHGELGSALAITLEGRPVLDLWAGWADRTRTRAWQRETLVDVFSAGKAIAALALLILVDRGQVALEAPVVRYWPEFAAHDKGAVTVRMVLCHRAGLPAIRRPLPSLAMYDWQLMTGALAEEKPWWEPGCELGYHVNTFGFLVGEIVRRVSGQSIGGFLQRQVAGPLAADFHFGIGPEHDERIADYLFADKPPQIVADDDDDERRFMLGCVYMNPAGLSGPGTVNTRAWRAAEMPSTNGHANARALARIYSALACGGAVDGIRLVHSSTIDQAIAEAAAGTDFVLRRPSRFGLGFQLTQPARPLGPNPRSFGHFGAGGALGFADPDAQLAFAYTMNQAGPRFQDPRTRALIAAVYAAL; this is translated from the coding sequence GTGGCCGACGTCCCCGAGATCCATGGCTGGTGTGATGCGCGCTTTGCCGGCGTGCGCGCCGCAATGGCCGAGAATTTCCGCCAACACGGCGAGCTCGGGTCCGCGCTCGCAATCACGCTCGAAGGCCGACCGGTCCTCGATCTCTGGGCCGGCTGGGCCGACCGCACCCGCACGCGAGCGTGGCAGCGGGAAACGCTGGTGGACGTCTTCTCCGCGGGCAAGGCGATAGCGGCACTCGCTCTACTCATCCTGGTTGATCGCGGGCAGGTCGCCCTGGAAGCTCCAGTGGTGCGCTACTGGCCCGAGTTCGCAGCTCACGACAAGGGCGCCGTCACGGTGCGTATGGTGCTCTGCCATCGGGCCGGACTGCCAGCGATCCGGCGCCCACTACCGAGCCTGGCCATGTACGACTGGCAGCTCATGACCGGAGCTCTGGCCGAGGAGAAACCGTGGTGGGAGCCGGGCTGCGAGCTCGGCTATCACGTCAACACCTTTGGGTTCTTGGTCGGCGAAATCGTGCGGCGGGTGAGTGGGCAGAGCATCGGCGGCTTCCTTCAGCGTCAGGTCGCCGGCCCGCTGGCGGCGGATTTTCACTTCGGCATCGGGCCCGAGCACGACGAGCGCATCGCCGATTATCTCTTCGCCGATAAGCCGCCGCAAATCGTGGCCGACGATGATGATGACGAGCGGCGCTTCATGTTGGGCTGCGTGTACATGAACCCGGCCGGGCTATCGGGCCCCGGCACTGTCAACACGAGAGCTTGGCGGGCAGCCGAGATGCCCTCGACCAACGGCCACGCCAACGCGCGTGCCTTGGCGCGGATCTACAGTGCTCTGGCCTGCGGCGGAGCCGTCGACGGCATCCGGCTCGTGCACAGCTCGACAATCGATCAGGCCATCGCCGAGGCTGCCGCGGGAACCGATTTCGTGCTACGGCGCCCATCGCGTTTCGGACTGGGCTTTCAGCTCACGCAACCGGCGCGGCCGCTGGGTCCCAACCCCCGCAGCTTCGGCCACTTCGGTGCCGGCGGCGCGCTCGGATTCGCCGACCCGGATGCGCAGTTGGCGTTCGCTTACACCATGAATCAGGCGGGGCCGCGCTTTCAAGATCCGCGCACGCGGGCACTGATCGCCGCCGTCTACGCCGCACTGTGA
- a CDS encoding lytic transglycosylase domain-containing protein, whose protein sequence is MKRIQLQDLQDTCSVLRYLLAPFGCPLALLLIAILLASPAWASQVSVPVRLDLAFVRQALVQQIYTEPGEKAAIFDDGVGCGWLDLYEPKVDVAEASLHITSRGDARLGTKIGSQCLVALEWKGFVEVFEEPQLDGATRVLKFKIIDSNIYDEEHKKRFTTGKLWDLVKTSVHPRFENMRLDLNQPFNELRAWLPLVLPGSAERIERMVNSLSVRDPRVVEGGLAVTLAFEAEPRPAAAAATPEPTLSPAEVGAWQAKWQQWDAFVTFMVKHFARDNSGELGHALFELLLDARHELLEALAPPYSGAPDPVPGFFLRTWERLAPVLRQAAAGLPAETALQYTSFITAGDALAALHELGPDLGVELSADGLRRLARMIAPAASADPVAYSIEIDPELRTLLGFGAPLPPPEIATDVEIDLSALAPLLRWFVAPAGAAIAPDTIAKLNRWAPTRDDVASYLPLVRDLLVHAGNETLAANELGVQFQPLYRHLVFAAAWQESCWRQFVRQGGKLTPIKSAVGSVGMMQVNQNVWRGVYDLKGLLGDIAYNGRAGSEILLHYLRDYAIAKGEQNQPGGSDNLARATYAIYNGGPGHRTRYRANKPKPALKKIDDLFWAKYAAVRDGRELEVARCYGE, encoded by the coding sequence ATGAAGCGCATCCAACTGCAAGACCTGCAAGACACGTGCTCGGTCTTGCGCTACCTGCTGGCACCTTTCGGCTGCCCGCTCGCGCTGCTGCTCATCGCCATCCTACTGGCCTCACCCGCGTGGGCGAGTCAAGTGAGCGTGCCCGTGCGACTCGATCTGGCCTTTGTCCGTCAGGCGCTGGTGCAGCAGATTTATACCGAGCCCGGTGAAAAGGCGGCGATCTTCGATGACGGGGTGGGTTGCGGCTGGCTCGATCTCTACGAGCCGAAGGTCGATGTCGCGGAGGCGAGCTTACACATCACCAGCCGCGGCGATGCCCGTCTTGGCACCAAGATCGGCAGCCAGTGTTTGGTGGCGCTGGAGTGGAAGGGGTTTGTCGAGGTGTTCGAGGAACCACAACTCGACGGGGCCACGAGAGTCCTGAAGTTCAAGATCATCGATTCGAACATTTATGACGAAGAGCACAAGAAGCGGTTCACCACCGGCAAGCTATGGGACTTGGTGAAGACCTCGGTGCATCCGCGGTTTGAGAACATGCGCCTCGACTTGAACCAGCCGTTCAACGAACTGCGGGCGTGGTTGCCCCTGGTTCTGCCGGGCAGCGCCGAGCGTATCGAGCGCATGGTGAATTCCTTGAGTGTTCGTGATCCGCGCGTGGTCGAAGGCGGCCTCGCGGTCACGCTCGCCTTCGAGGCCGAGCCGCGTCCGGCAGCGGCCGCTGCCACCCCCGAGCCCACGCTATCGCCGGCCGAAGTGGGCGCTTGGCAAGCCAAGTGGCAGCAGTGGGACGCCTTCGTTACTTTCATGGTGAAACACTTTGCGCGCGACAACAGCGGCGAGCTGGGGCACGCCTTATTCGAGCTCTTACTCGACGCGCGCCACGAGCTGCTCGAGGCGCTGGCGCCGCCGTATTCCGGCGCCCCTGATCCCGTGCCGGGCTTCTTCCTGCGCACCTGGGAACGTCTGGCCCCGGTCCTGCGCCAAGCCGCCGCCGGCCTGCCGGCCGAGACCGCGTTGCAGTACACCAGCTTCATCACGGCTGGTGATGCGCTGGCGGCATTGCACGAGCTTGGTCCTGACCTCGGCGTGGAGTTGTCGGCCGACGGCTTGCGCCGGCTTGCCCGCATGATCGCACCGGCAGCGAGCGCGGATCCGGTGGCGTACAGCATCGAGATCGATCCGGAGTTGCGCACGCTGCTCGGCTTCGGCGCGCCCTTGCCGCCGCCCGAGATTGCTACCGATGTGGAGATCGATCTCAGCGCGCTCGCTCCCCTGCTGCGCTGGTTTGTTGCCCCCGCCGGGGCCGCGATTGCGCCCGACACGATCGCCAAGCTCAACCGCTGGGCACCGACGCGCGACGACGTTGCCAGCTATCTGCCGCTGGTGCGCGATCTGCTGGTGCACGCCGGCAACGAGACCCTGGCCGCCAACGAACTCGGCGTACAGTTCCAGCCGCTCTATCGTCACTTAGTCTTCGCCGCCGCCTGGCAAGAGAGCTGCTGGCGCCAGTTCGTTCGCCAAGGCGGCAAGCTCACGCCGATCAAGTCAGCCGTCGGCTCGGTCGGCATGATGCAGGTGAATCAGAACGTCTGGCGCGGGGTCTATGACCTGAAGGGCCTGCTCGGCGACATCGCCTACAACGGCCGCGCCGGCAGCGAGATTCTGCTCCACTATCTGCGCGATTATGCGATCGCGAAGGGCGAGCAGAATCAGCCCGGCGGAAGCGACAACCTGGCGCGGGCCACTTACGCGATCTACAACGGCGGCCCCGGCCATCGCACCCGTTATCGCGCGAACAAGCCCAAGCCGGCGCTCAAGAAGATCGACGATCTCTTCTGGGCCAAGTATGCCGCCGTGCGTGACGGCCGCGAGCTGGAGGTGGCGCGCTGCTATGGCGAGTAG
- a CDS encoding DNA-3-methyladenine glycosylase, with amino-acid sequence MSRRFFARDALTLAQALLGAVLVHEAPDGTAAGRIVEAEAYRGPEDRAAHSYGGRRTPRNEVMYGPAGHAYVYFIYGMHYCFNVVAAGRDQPEAVLIRALEPLAGVELMRARRGVNEAMPPAALARGPANLCRALGIDRRLNGANLLSGPLRIERGAALATERIVAATRVGVAYAGEHALRLWRFYDRTSAAVSARARPPR; translated from the coding sequence ATGAGCCGGAGATTCTTTGCCCGTGACGCGCTGACGCTGGCGCAGGCGCTCTTGGGAGCCGTGCTGGTGCACGAAGCTCCCGACGGCACCGCCGCCGGCCGCATCGTCGAAGCCGAGGCCTACCGCGGCCCCGAGGACCGCGCGGCCCATTCCTACGGCGGCCGGCGCACGCCGCGCAACGAGGTCATGTACGGCCCCGCCGGCCACGCCTACGTCTACTTCATCTACGGGATGCACTACTGCTTCAACGTCGTGGCGGCCGGCCGCGATCAGCCCGAGGCGGTGTTGATCCGGGCTCTGGAGCCGCTCGCCGGAGTTGAGCTGATGCGCGCGCGCCGTGGGGTGAACGAGGCGATGCCGCCCGCTGCCCTCGCCCGCGGTCCTGCTAACCTTTGTCGGGCGCTGGGTATTGATCGGCGGCTGAATGGCGCCAACCTGCTCAGCGGGCCGCTGCGAATCGAGCGCGGGGCCGCGCTCGCCACCGAGCGGATCGTGGCAGCCACCCGCGTCGGCGTCGCTTACGCGGGCGAGCACGCCTTACGATTGTGGCGATTCTACGACCGCACTAGCGCCGCGGTTTCGGCTCGAGCTCGCCCACCGCGCTAG
- a CDS encoding cytochrome C: MNHRDVGTGLLLASLLLCRFWLPGVAAAAEEGCVSGKCHAALLKGQNVHPIAENCEGCHESIATPHPKKGQNTFKLTQEQPELCYTCHEKFGSKAEVHPPAKEGMCSTCHNPHAADEPKLLTQPLKDLCAICHADHVDFKVVHGPVSAGACTACHAAHESDAKTLLLKQGEELCAGCHLDVPEMVKKKNLHPALQGGCTSCHNPHGAAHPKMLAEAGAQLCFLCHGEIGEKITQAPVVHAAVKGEQGCAACHSPHAGDHEKLLLNPLKETCLSCHSTVITKNMTVLHGPNNDGKCTRCHDPHGSQNAKLLAKAFPTDPYVPYTETEFALCFSCHKRDLLQYPDTSFATNFRDGDKNLHYLHVNNKQKGRSCRLCHDMHGSSQPKLIAESVPFGKWNLPLRFVKTETGGGCSPGCHKTLYYDRQTPGKKPDVAKPASKRD; encoded by the coding sequence ATGAATCACAGGGATGTTGGTACAGGCCTGCTGCTGGCTTCGCTCCTGCTGTGCCGGTTCTGGCTGCCGGGCGTGGCTGCCGCTGCCGAGGAGGGTTGCGTCTCCGGCAAGTGCCACGCGGCCCTGCTGAAGGGTCAGAATGTCCACCCGATCGCGGAGAATTGCGAGGGCTGTCACGAGTCGATAGCGACGCCGCATCCCAAGAAGGGCCAGAACACCTTCAAGCTGACGCAGGAGCAGCCCGAGCTGTGTTACACCTGCCACGAGAAATTCGGCAGCAAGGCGGAGGTGCATCCGCCCGCCAAGGAAGGGATGTGCAGCACCTGCCACAACCCCCACGCGGCCGACGAACCCAAGCTGCTGACCCAGCCGCTGAAGGATCTGTGTGCGATCTGTCACGCCGACCACGTCGACTTCAAGGTTGTCCATGGCCCGGTCTCCGCCGGCGCCTGCACCGCCTGCCACGCCGCGCACGAGTCCGACGCCAAGACCCTGCTGCTGAAGCAAGGCGAGGAGCTGTGTGCCGGCTGCCATCTCGACGTGCCGGAAATGGTGAAGAAGAAGAACCTGCATCCCGCGCTCCAGGGCGGCTGCACTTCGTGCCACAACCCGCACGGTGCCGCCCACCCGAAGATGCTGGCGGAAGCAGGAGCGCAGCTGTGCTTCCTCTGCCACGGCGAGATCGGGGAGAAGATCACGCAGGCGCCGGTGGTTCATGCCGCCGTCAAGGGCGAGCAGGGCTGCGCGGCCTGCCATTCGCCCCATGCCGGCGACCACGAGAAGCTCTTGCTCAATCCGCTCAAGGAGACCTGCTTGAGCTGTCACAGCACCGTCATCACCAAGAACATGACCGTGCTCCATGGCCCCAACAACGACGGCAAGTGTACGCGCTGCCATGATCCACACGGCAGCCAGAACGCGAAGCTGCTGGCCAAGGCCTTCCCGACCGATCCCTACGTGCCCTACACCGAAACCGAATTTGCGCTCTGTTTCAGTTGCCACAAACGCGACCTGCTACAGTATCCGGACACCTCGTTCGCCACCAACTTCAGGGACGGGGACAAGAACCTCCACTACCTGCACGTGAACAACAAACAGAAGGGGCGCAGCTGCCGGCTCTGTCACGACATGCACGGCAGCTCCCAACCCAAGCTGATCGCAGAGAGCGTGCCGTTCGGAAAATGGAATCTGCCGTTGCGCTTCGTCAAGACCGAGACCGGCGGCGGCTGCTCACCGGGATGTCACAAGACCTTGTATTATGACCGCCAGACTCCCGGCAAGAAGCCCGACGTAGCCAAGCCCGCCAGCAAGCGCGACTGA